GAGCACAAAGCTGACAATGCTATTGAGCTGCTAAAAAAGAAACTGGCACTAAAGTCACGCGTTATCCGCGACGGTAAATGGGCCGAACTTCCGGCCGGTCAGTTGGTGCCGGGTGATGTGATCCGTCTGCGGCTGGGCGATGTGGTTCCGGCTGACGTAAAGTTAACCAAAGGAGATTATTTGCAACTGGATGAATCTTCATTGACCGGGGAGTCGTTGCCGGTTGAGAAGAAGGCTTCTGAAATGGCTTATTCCGGCTCGGTTGTCAAGCAAGGTGAAATGAACGGAATTGTGACTGCCACCGGAATGAATACGTTCTTTGGGAAAACGGCTAAACTGGTTCAGGAAGCGAAAACGACCAGTCACTTTCAGCGTGCGGTGATTAAAATCGGAAACTATCTGATTGTTTTTGCCTTCGTGCTGGTTTCGCTCATTTTCATCGTGTCTCTTTTCCGGGGCGAGAGTATGCTTCACTTTATTCAGTTTGCGTTGGTATTGATGGTAGCTGCTATTCCTGCAGCTATGCCGGCAGTTCTCTCGGTTACGATGGCTGTCGGGGCATCGGCGCTGGCACGGAAAGAGGCCATTGTCAGCAAGCTTGCTTCCATTGAAGAGATGGCCGGAATGGACATTCTTTGTTCGGATAAAACAGGAACCATTACTAAAAATGAGTTGACTCTGGCTGACGTAGTACCTTTCGATAATTTCGAGGTTAATGACGTATTGACACTGGCCACGCTGGCTTCTAATGAGGAAGACCGCGATCCGATTGACACGGCGATTATTGATCGAACGAAAGCTGAAGAAGCAAATAAAAAGCGTCTGAATGACATTGAAGTTGTCGATTTCAAACCTTTCGATCCGGTTATCAAACATACCGAGGCGAAAGTGAAAGAAGGCACTTCGGAATATCAGGTGGCCAAAGGTGCACCACAAGCTATTCTTTCTCTTATCTCGAATCCTGGTAAGGTGAAAGAACAAGTCGATAATCAGGTGGAAGCTTTCGCCGAAAAAGGATATCGTGCGCTCGGCGTAGCCCGCACCGATGAAAAAGGAACCTGGCAATATGCCGGTATGATACCGTTATATGATCCGCCACGTGATGACTCGGCTGAAACTATCAAAACAGCCCAGGAAATGGGAGTCGAAGTGAAAATGGTAACAGGCGATCATACGGCTATCGCGAAAGAAACTGCCGATCTGGTGGGTTTGAAAAGGAACATCAAAAACACAGATGCCATCATGCAGCCTTCCGAACGAATGGCATTGAAAGAGATTGAAGAAGCCAACGGTTTTGCCCAGGTTTTCCCGGAACATAAGTACCATATTGTCGAGATACTGCAGCATAACGATCACATCGTTGGAATGACAGGAGATGGTGTGAACGATGCTCCCGCTTTGAAGAAAGCCGATGTGGGAATTGCTGTTGCCGGAGCAACGGATGCTGCGAAATCGGCTGCGTCCATCGTGCTAACGAAACCCGGATTATCGGTTATTATCGACGCGATAAAAGAGAGCCGGAAGATTTTCCAGCGAATGAATAACTATTCCATATATCGTATTGCAGAGACCATTCGTGTGCTGTTGTTCATCACATTGTCGATTATCGCGTTTAACTTCTATCCGGTTACTGCCCTGATGATTGTTCTGTTGGCTCTTTTGAATGACGCGCCGATTATGACCATCGCGGTAGACAATGTGAGGTATTCCCGTACACCCGACAAATGGAATATGCGTACTACATTGGGAATCGCTACTTTTCTGGGAGTAGTTGGTGTTTTCTTTACCTTTGCCCTCTTTTTTGTTGGTAAAGAGATGCTGCATTTGAGCGATGCCGTGCTTCAACCGTTTATCTATCTGAAATTATCGGTTGCCGGACAGCTGACAGTGTTCATGGCACGCACCAGAGGACACTTTTGGTCGGTAAAACCCTCCAAAGCATTAATGATTGCTTTTATCAGTACACAAATCGTTGCTACACTCATAACTGTCAATGGTTTCCTGATGCCGGCCATGGGATGGAAACTGGCCGCTTTGATTTGGGGATGGGCTCTTCTTGAACTGGTTGTAACCGATGCATTGAAAGTACGGATGCTGAAAGTACTGGATCATAGTAATGTTCATTTCCGGAACTACAAACACTGGGGGCGTCATTCGGTGCGCGGATGATGCCCTTTCGAACTTGTTTTGAAAGAAGGTGGTCTGACGGGAACGATTTCAATCACTTCGTCACAAGCGGCACACAGGTAACGCTCACAGCCGGTACAGGCAAAACAGTTGCTGCAATATCTGCGTAAGTCAGCTTTGGCAAACTCTTCTCCGCAGTGCGGACAGGTGACTGTATGCTGTTTGTGTTTAGACATGTCGGCTTTAGTTGGATTCATAAAAATAAAAAAGCCCCCGGATTGGAACAAGGCGTTGCTCCGGGGGCTTTTATTTTTTCGAATGATGTTATTTTAAAGTCGTATTTCCCGAACGGGTTTCCGTGTGCGACTTTCCTGTTCTGCCGTTTCTTGCGTATAACCGATGGCTGCCACAGCGACCGGATGGTACCCCTCGGGCAATTCAATGTTTCTTTCGATTTTTTCCGGGAAGAATCCTCCCATCTGGTGTACCTGGACACCGGCTTCCACTCCGGCCAGTAAAAAGAATCCCATAGCCATACCGGTATCGTGCCAGGCGTGCCGATTAGGTTTCCCGTTGCGCGCATAGTTGTCATTGGCCAGCGTAACGACGAGGATGGGAGCATTGCCGGCCCAGTTTTGGTTGCCCTCCATTAGCGCATTATAAATTTTTTGGAAGTTTTCGTCTCCATTGTGGGCAACCAGAAATTTCCATGGCTGCTCGTTATACGAACTGGGAGCCCATCGGGCAACATCCAGCATGTCATTTATCAATTCGTCACTAACAGGTTGATTGGTGAACGTGGTCGGACTAAAACGTTCGGCCACCATTTTTTTCATCGTTTTTATATCTTGTGAATACATAGCTAATGATTTAAAAATCCTCATTAACAAAACTAATCATCCTAAAACCGAAATGCTTGCACAATTTTGGGAATCTGTTGTACAATTTGTAGTAAATAAAGGTGGCAGAAAGTGTCTTTGTGTCCGGTTTTGCTCTGGTTAATACGAATCAAATAAATGTGGAATGTGGATACATTGACTCATTCTGTGGACTGTTTTAGACGGAGAAGTGATAGTTTAACTGAGACGGTTTTTGTTGATGGTGAATGCTATTTTACTAGCTTTTAGTTGGATAGGATATTTCTCTTTTTAAACATGAAACAATGGCATGGTTATTTCGGAAAATGTCAATATAAAAAGGATGTTTCGATAGAAAGCATGATTTTTTGGATACGATTATAAATTAAAAAAAGAAGTATGATGAAAAAGTTAATTCTGTTTGCAGTCGTGTGTCTTATGCTATCTGCGACCGTCGCAAGGGCGCAGGAATCAGAAGTTGGAGTGAAAGGAGGACTTAACTTGTCGAGTATTTCGGTTGATTATGGAAATGATAAGAATCTGAAGGCCGGTTTTTTTGCAGGCGTTTATAATAAAATTCCGTTAGGAAATACGTTTGCACTGCAGCCCGAGTTATTGTATTCTGTAAAAGGTGTAAAATATAATTACAACAATACCTTTTCGAACAGTGAAACAAAAGTGAATCTCAATTACATCGATTTACCGGTTAAGATGGTGTTTAATCTCTCCAAAAATTTTGATGTTCAATTTGGTCCATATGTCAGTTATCTGCTCAATGGCGATATCAATACCAGTACAGAAGTGTTGAATTATTATAGCCAAAACTCCAATAAAGAAATCGACCGAAAAGATTTTAATGCGCTCGATTACGGCCTTTCTGCCGGCGTTGGGTTTGACTTAGAGTCGATGCTCTTGGGTGTTAACTATAATGTTGGATTAAATCAGGTAGCGAAAGACGGCACGACACCGCACAACATGATGGGAAACGCAAAGAATAATGTGCTGCAGTTTTATGTCGGCTTTAAGTTTTAATTGACTTAGAGGACCATGAGGATTCGATGCGACTCGTTATTGCCTTTTTATTGCTTACATCGATTGCCGGAATTGTTAGTTATGGCGGGCCTACAGCAGAGATAATTAAAATAGCGAAAATTATTTTCTACATCTTGTTTGTGGTCCTTTTCGTTCTGGTAGTTGTTAAGGGAATTCGGAATAGTCGTTAGGATATTATCAAAATCAATTTATTAATCTAAAATTTAATATCAAATGAATAAGAGTATAAGCACTTTCGTTGGGTTTGTGGCTGGCGCCGCAACCGGTGCCATTACAGGAATGCTTGTTGCACCAGACAAGGGATACAAAACACGAAAAAGATTAGCGAAAAAAGTCAATGAGATTTCCAGCCAGATGGAAGAACAAGTGAAGCAAGAGTTCAAAGACGTGGGAAACACCATTAAAAACAAAACGCATCGTCAGGATAAGGAGCCCGAGAAGTCCAAGGCGGTAAATACCGTGAAAGAATAAACCTCAAGTTCTATAAATTAAGAAGGTTAATTTGAACCTGTCAGAGTCTGGATCGGAAATTTTTAGCAGAGCAGTGTTTGGTTGAATCAAGTCACCGGTTTCAATGAGCTCACCAACCTCATTGAAAACCTCATCAGTTGTTCTCGGGATGAGGAATTATTCTCTTTTGCTTTGCTTCTTTAAACTAATGTTGATCTTCCGGGAAAGCCTGGCAGGTTATTTTTACCACTAAAATCATTCAAAACTATTCCGGGATAAGTGTAGATGGCACTTCCCGGAATAGTAGAAGGTATTATCAAAACAGCATAGTTCCGGAAAGTATTATTTCCGAAACGTCTTCAATAGGAGAACGTCTAATTCCATTTGTGGAACATGGCTGCTCCGAATATTGACATAAAGAGGAGCCATATAACAATGCCGATAGCTGCCCAGAGCAATGCAGCTTTTGCCCAGTTTGCCTTACTGGGGTTGGTGTTGCTTCCAAATGCCCACACAAACAGCAAAATAATACCAACCAGCGGAATGGCTGTCAGAAACAAGGTGAGAAACCAGTCGGAAATTGTGACAGGCGGTTGTGGTACTTGCTGTTGTGTCTGTTGTGGTTGCTGCTGCTGCGCTTCTTGATTTTCCATGAGAATTTTTTGTTTAGGTTGTCCTACTCATAAGGCTTTTCGGTTCCGCCCCGTTTTTTCTGTGGTTGCAGTCTCCACGTAATATTTTCTGATGCACCTAATGGGTGTGGAAATGAGTTTTATTTTTTACATTAAAACGGAGGAGATATCGCGTAGATGAATTTTCGGAAACAAAGCAATGGAGAAATATAGCGGGAACGGTTATTTGAATAGGAGACAGGGATGAAAGAGTCAGATTGGGAAAACGAAGATTTCATTTTTATGTAGCTCATTTAGTTACATTTAAATATCTCGCTAACTAAATTAATTGATAACACACAGAATACCAAATTGTCACAGCTTAAATATCTGTTTCCTATCTGTTACAACAGAACATAAAAGTGTTTTTTGCAAATGGGAAAAGGAAGCCTCTGTTGCCAATCTATGTTTCAGGTATTTATTGGGGTGTTCTAAATAAAGATGGTTAAGTATTGATTTATAGTTGGTTTTATTTTGATTTATGTTCCCTAACGATTTTTTTATCGGATAAGAAAAGGTCATTTCAATAAATGATCTAATTTTGGGAGCATAAACAAACGAGAATAATGAGAAATTTCACTTCAAATATGAATATGTGTATGTGCAGCATGATGATGTGTATGTGCAGAGTTATTCGTATGCGGAAGTGGACCTCAGGATAAAAGATAAACCTTTACAAGGTTGAGGAAAAGATAAAGCCCTTCTGCATCGCAGAGGGGCTTTTTTTATGTCCCGACCATCCGATTCTCAGCGGAAACCAAAAACCAAATTGTAAATCATAATCAATCAAAAGATGAGTTTAAACCATTTACAACAACTGGAGGCCGAAGGAATCTACGTGATTCGTGAAGTGGCCTGGCGTTTTAAAAAGCCGGTGTTGCTCTTCTCGGGAGGAAAAGACTCCATCGTGATGTTTCACCTGGCCCGAAAGGCTTTCTGGCCTGAGCCGATTCCGTTTCCGCTGCTGCACATCGACACGGGACATAATTTCCCGGAAACGCTGGCATACCGCGATAAGCTAGTGAAGGACAGCGGCAGCCAATTGATTGTGCGCAGTGTGGAAGAGTCGATTGCGCAGGGAAAAGCGGTTGAAGAGACCGGCATTCATGCCAGCCGAAACAAGTTGCAAACCGTCACCTTACTGGATGCCCTGGAAGAATTACAGGTGGATGCTGCCCTGGGGGGTGGTCGACGGGATGAAGAGAAAGCTCGCGCGAAGGAGCGTTTCTTTTCGCACCGCGACGATTTCGGGCAGTGGGATCCCAAGAATCAGCGGCCCGAATTGTGGAGCCTTTACAATTCGCATCATGCGGTAGGAGAACATTTCCGGGTATTTCCCATCAGCAACTGGACAGAGATGGATGTGTGGCAGTATATTTTGCGGGAAGAGATTCCCATTCCATCGCTTTACTTCTCACACGAGCGTCCGGTCATCGAACGTGATGGAATTTTGCTGGCTGATTCTCCTTATCTCGTGAAGACGGAAGATGAAAGACCGGTTTTAAAAGAGGTTCGTTGCCGCACGATTGGCGATATGACCTGCACCGGAGTAACCTTGTCGCCGGCAGCTTCGCTTGACGAAATCATTGCTGAAGTGGCAGCCACCCGCGTGACCGAGAGAGGCGGTCGGACCGATGACAAGCGCTCCGAATCAGCTATGGAGGATCGCAAAATTGCCGGTTATTTCTAATTCAACTCAACTCACATGACAACATCAGCTATTACACATAACAGTTATCTCGATATGGATCTGCTGCGCTTTACCACCGCGGGCAGCGTAGACGATGGCAAAAGTACTCTGATTGGACGCTTGCTGTACGATTCCAAATCCATCTTCGATGATCAGGTGGCCGACCTTGAAAAGGTAAGTAGCCGTACCGGGGAAGGATTGAACCTGGCTCTGCTGACTGATGGACTTCGCGCCGAACGGGAGCAGGGCATCACCATCGATGTGGCTTACCGCTATTTTGCCACACCCAAACGCAAATTCATTATTGCCGATACACCCGGACACTTGCAGTATACCCGGAACATGGTGACCGGAGCTTCCACAGCGGACCTGGCTATCATTCTTATCGATGCTAAGCAGGGCGTGGTGGAGCAGACCCGCCGCCATACCTTTATTGCCAATCTGCTGGGGATTGAACACATCGTGGTCTGCATTAACAAGATTGATTTGGTTGATTATGATGAGGCTGTCTTCAATCGCATCGTTGCTGACTTCGATGTTGTGAAGAAAGAGCTGAATGCACAGGTGACTTTCATTCCTGTTAGTGCTCTAAAAGGCGATAACGTGGTTTCGCAATCCGAAAATCTGGCATGGTTTAAAGGCCCTTCTTTGCTTCAGTTGCTGGAAAGTATTCCGGTTCGGGTACCCGACGCCGGTGAATTGTTCACTTTCCCGGTTCAGGGACGTGTAGGGCAAAATGGCGACAGTCGCTACACCGGACGTGTCAGCAGTGGAGTATTACGTCCGGGAACCAGGGTGCGTGTGCATCCATCCGGTGAAGAAACCACGGTGGAAGCTATTGAGCTATATCAGGAAGTGAAGCAGGAGGCATTGACTGGCGAATCGGTTTCGCTGAGGTTAGTCGGGGCACAGTTGTTCAATCGCGGTCACCTTCTGGCGGATGCCGAAGCAAAAATTCGATACACTCGGCACGTGTCAGTTGACGCCTGCTGGTTTAGTGAAACGCCGTTGCAAAAGAACCGCTCTTACATTCTCGCTCATGTAACCGGCGAGACGAGTGCAGTGGTGGCTCAGGTGGAAGATAAAATTGACTTCGGTAATCTGGAACGACTCAAAGGTGAGCAGACCATCGGGGTAAATGATATTGCCACGCTTTCACTGCAACTGGAGGAAGAAATTCCTGCTATTGCCTACCGGGAAAACCGGACATTGGGCAGCATCATTCTGATTGATCCGGATACGCACCAAACAGTGGCTGCCGGAATGATTATCAACCGGAAATAACCGACGACGATGAGAGAGAAAGCCTACCGTAGTCTGTTGAAGAGTGTCTCATGGCGGGCCCTGGGAACAATCGATACTATTTTGATTTCCTGGTTGATTACCCATAAAATCATGTTTGCGCTTTCTATTGGCGGTGTGGAGGTCTTTACTAAGATGTTCCTCTATTTTCTGCATGAGCGAGCGTGGAATCGTGTTGGGATTGGGAAGCACGATGAAAAACCGGAGTACGAAATTTAAAAACGAACAGCGATGAGTCGAAATGAGAAAACCTATCTGCCCATTACCCTCGATATTACCGGGCGAAAAATCCTGGTGATTGGCGGTGGCCCCGATGCTGCGAAGAAACTGAAGATATTGCTTCGGTTTACCCGCGATGTGGAAGTGTTGGCCGAAACCGTTTGTGACGAAATCCGGGAAACCGGAGTCGTTTGCCACGAAAAGCCTTACACTCCCGCTATACTCGACGATTATGTTCTGGTGTATGTCTGCCTGAATGACCCGGATATGGAACAGAAAATTCGTCGGGATGGCGATGAGCGACGCGTACTGGTCAATGTGCACGACAAACCTGATTTGTGCCGCTTCGTTTCGCCAGCTATTTACCGGAAGGATAACATTAGCGTGTCGGTGGGCTCGGATTCAAAAAATGTATACGAGGCCATCGCTATTCGTGATTTAATCAGAGAATTCCTTGAGAAAAATTACTTCAGAAATTAACGTATGAGCAACCTATTAGGACTTTTGAATGACAAACAGCAGCAACTGGTTGGCGATTTGACCAGTGGTTTGCAACGCGATCAGCTGTTATGGCTGAGCGGTTACCTGGCTGGCCTGGGGGAAGCTTCCGGCGAAAAGCCCGCCGCAGCTGTAACCGGAACGCAGCAGGTTCCGCTGACGATATTATTTGGAACGCATACCGGTCACAGCGAAGTATTGGCCAATCAGTTGGCCGAAAGGGCTCGCGAGCTCGGCATTGATGCGGAGGCGACCGTGATGGAAGATTATGACGTGCAGGAGTTACCCGATGCCGTAAACCTGCTCGTGATTGTGAGTACGGATGGCGAAGGAGAACCTCCGCTGAATGCGCTCGACTTCCTGGAATACCTGCAGGGTGAACGCTGCCGCGAATTGACCGGGCTGAATTATGCCGTGCTCGGATTGGGTGACCGCAGTTACAAGCAGTATTGCCAAACGGGCATCGATTTCGATGTGGCGTTGGAAGGCAAAGGCGCCAACCGATTGTTAGAGTTGGTGAAATGTGATGTGGATTATCACGAAGATGCCCGCAAATGGAGTGATGGCGTGCTCGAAATCCTGCAACAACAAAAGGGTATAGTATCCGATGCGTCCGTAACCGTTTCGGATCATGTGACTCCTTCAGTTGTTTATGATCGACAGCACCCTTTTCAGGCGAAAGTGCTTGAAAAGGTTAAGCTGAGCGGAAGAGGTTCCGGCAAAGAGGTGTATCACCTGGAATTGTTGCTTCGTGATTCGGGACTGACTTACGAGCCCGGCGATACGGTGGGGATTTTCTGCGACAATCCGCCCGAACTGGTGGAGAAGGTGTTGGAGATTACCGACTTCGACCGCAATGAGCAGGTGACGATTAAGAACGGGACGCATTCGCTGGAAACCGCTTTACGCCATCACCTGGAATTATCGGTGTTGAACCGCTCAGTATTGGAAAGCTACCGCGAATTGACCGGCAATGAGATTCTGGGTGATTTGCTGAATGACGAGCAGGCGCTGGATACCTATCTCTATGGACATGATGTGGTCGATTTGCTGACTGATTTTTCTGCGGAATTGGAAATTGCAGGACTGGTGTCCGTACTGACATCGCTACAACCCCGGATG
This Prolixibacter sp. NT017 DNA region includes the following protein-coding sequences:
- a CDS encoding YtxH domain-containing protein — its product is MNKSISTFVGFVAGAATGAITGMLVAPDKGYKTRKRLAKKVNEISSQMEEQVKQEFKDVGNTIKNKTHRQDKEPEKSKAVNTVKE
- a CDS encoding nitroreductase family protein — its product is MYSQDIKTMKKMVAERFSPTTFTNQPVSDELINDMLDVARWAPSSYNEQPWKFLVAHNGDENFQKIYNALMEGNQNWAGNAPILVVTLANDNYARNGKPNRHAWHDTGMAMGFFLLAGVEAGVQVHQMGGFFPEKIERNIELPEGYHPVAVAAIGYTQETAEQESRTRKPVREIRL
- a CDS encoding assimilatory sulfite reductase (NADPH) flavoprotein subunit codes for the protein MSNLLGLLNDKQQQLVGDLTSGLQRDQLLWLSGYLAGLGEASGEKPAAAVTGTQQVPLTILFGTHTGHSEVLANQLAERARELGIDAEATVMEDYDVQELPDAVNLLVIVSTDGEGEPPLNALDFLEYLQGERCRELTGLNYAVLGLGDRSYKQYCQTGIDFDVALEGKGANRLLELVKCDVDYHEDARKWSDGVLEILQQQKGIVSDASVTVSDHVTPSVVYDRQHPFQAKVLEKVKLSGRGSGKEVYHLELLLRDSGLTYEPGDTVGIFCDNPPELVEKVLEITDFDRNEQVTIKNGTHSLETALRHHLELSVLNRSVLESYRELTGNEILGDLLNDEQALDTYLYGHDVVDLLTDFSAELEIAGLVSVLTSLQPRMYSISSSQAAHPEELHLTVAAVRYDNHDRRRHGACSTFLSDRVEAGSEIPIFIEKNRNFKLPEQNEAPLIMVGAGTGIAPYRSFVQHRQKLKAKGDSWLFFGDRQFFTDFLYQAEWQKFLKKGSLGQLTVAFSRDQEEKLYVQHRMREHGRQLYEWLQRGAYFYVCGDKIHMAKDVHQTLQEIVATEGGMTPEKAEEYLKDLKKQRRYQQDVY
- a CDS encoding plasma-membrane proton-efflux P-type ATPase → MNGNNAVESELNDLTIDELKEKLQTSEKGLSSEEASNRLSQYGPNSLNEHKQNPVLKFLKSFWGPIPWMIEIAAILSAVIHHWEDFWIISALLVLNAIVGFWQEHKADNAIELLKKKLALKSRVIRDGKWAELPAGQLVPGDVIRLRLGDVVPADVKLTKGDYLQLDESSLTGESLPVEKKASEMAYSGSVVKQGEMNGIVTATGMNTFFGKTAKLVQEAKTTSHFQRAVIKIGNYLIVFAFVLVSLIFIVSLFRGESMLHFIQFALVLMVAAIPAAMPAVLSVTMAVGASALARKEAIVSKLASIEEMAGMDILCSDKTGTITKNELTLADVVPFDNFEVNDVLTLATLASNEEDRDPIDTAIIDRTKAEEANKKRLNDIEVVDFKPFDPVIKHTEAKVKEGTSEYQVAKGAPQAILSLISNPGKVKEQVDNQVEAFAEKGYRALGVARTDEKGTWQYAGMIPLYDPPRDDSAETIKTAQEMGVEVKMVTGDHTAIAKETADLVGLKRNIKNTDAIMQPSERMALKEIEEANGFAQVFPEHKYHIVEILQHNDHIVGMTGDGVNDAPALKKADVGIAVAGATDAAKSAASIVLTKPGLSVIIDAIKESRKIFQRMNNYSIYRIAETIRVLLFITLSIIAFNFYPVTALMIVLLALLNDAPIMTIAVDNVRYSRTPDKWNMRTTLGIATFLGVVGVFFTFALFFVGKEMLHLSDAVLQPFIYLKLSVAGQLTVFMARTRGHFWSVKPSKALMIAFISTQIVATLITVNGFLMPAMGWKLAALIWGWALLELVVTDALKVRMLKVLDHSNVHFRNYKHWGRHSVRG
- a CDS encoding sulfate adenylyltransferase subunit 1, with amino-acid sequence MTTSAITHNSYLDMDLLRFTTAGSVDDGKSTLIGRLLYDSKSIFDDQVADLEKVSSRTGEGLNLALLTDGLRAEREQGITIDVAYRYFATPKRKFIIADTPGHLQYTRNMVTGASTADLAIILIDAKQGVVEQTRRHTFIANLLGIEHIVVCINKIDLVDYDEAVFNRIVADFDVVKKELNAQVTFIPVSALKGDNVVSQSENLAWFKGPSLLQLLESIPVRVPDAGELFTFPVQGRVGQNGDSRYTGRVSSGVLRPGTRVRVHPSGEETTVEAIELYQEVKQEALTGESVSLRLVGAQLFNRGHLLADAEAKIRYTRHVSVDACWFSETPLQKNRSYILAHVTGETSAVVAQVEDKIDFGNLERLKGEQTIGVNDIATLSLQLEEEIPAIAYRENRTLGSIILIDPDTHQTVAAGMIINRK
- a CDS encoding porin family protein, with translation MMKKLILFAVVCLMLSATVARAQESEVGVKGGLNLSSISVDYGNDKNLKAGFFAGVYNKIPLGNTFALQPELLYSVKGVKYNYNNTFSNSETKVNLNYIDLPVKMVFNLSKNFDVQFGPYVSYLLNGDINTSTEVLNYYSQNSNKEIDRKDFNALDYGLSAGVGFDLESMLLGVNYNVGLNQVAKDGTTPHNMMGNAKNNVLQFYVGFKF
- a CDS encoding bifunctional precorrin-2 dehydrogenase/sirohydrochlorin ferrochelatase produces the protein MSRNEKTYLPITLDITGRKILVIGGGPDAAKKLKILLRFTRDVEVLAETVCDEIRETGVVCHEKPYTPAILDDYVLVYVCLNDPDMEQKIRRDGDERRVLVNVHDKPDLCRFVSPAIYRKDNISVSVGSDSKNVYEAIAIRDLIREFLEKNYFRN
- the cysD gene encoding sulfate adenylyltransferase subunit CysD, translated to MSLNHLQQLEAEGIYVIREVAWRFKKPVLLFSGGKDSIVMFHLARKAFWPEPIPFPLLHIDTGHNFPETLAYRDKLVKDSGSQLIVRSVEESIAQGKAVEETGIHASRNKLQTVTLLDALEELQVDAALGGGRRDEEKARAKERFFSHRDDFGQWDPKNQRPELWSLYNSHHAVGEHFRVFPISNWTEMDVWQYILREEIPIPSLYFSHERPVIERDGILLADSPYLVKTEDERPVLKEVRCRTIGDMTCTGVTLSPAASLDEIIAEVAATRVTERGGRTDDKRSESAMEDRKIAGYF
- a CDS encoding DUF2061 domain-containing protein, with the protein product MREKAYRSLLKSVSWRALGTIDTILISWLITHKIMFALSIGGVEVFTKMFLYFLHERAWNRVGIGKHDEKPEYEI